In the Bacillus solimangrovi genome, GTTGTAAAAAAGTAGGAGCGAATGGAGGCATTATATTAATGAAGAAACAAATCGCAATTTTGCCTGGAGATGGAATAGGGAAAGAGATTATTTCTAGTGCTATCACTGTACTTAATGAAATTGCTAACCTGTTCGATCATGACTTCTCTTATGAGTATGCAAGAATTGGTGGAGAAGCGATTGATATAGACGGCACTCCACTTCCTGAAGAAACGATAAAAGTTTGTAAGGAAAGTGATGCTATTTTACTTGGTGCAGTAGGTGGACCAAAGTGGGATAATAATCCTCCGGATCTAAGACCAGAAAAAGGTTTGTTGGGAATTAGAAAGTCTTTACAATTATTTGCGAACCTTCGTCCAGTAATAGCATTTGATAGTTTGAGTGATGCTTCAACGCTGAAACCGTCTGTCCTTAACGGGACTGATCTTATGATCGTTCGTGAGTTAACAGGTGGCATTTATTTTGGTCAGCCTAGTGAACGACGAAAAGCTAAAAGCGGTGAAGAGATAGCTGTTGATACACTTTATTATTCTAGGGAAGAAATTGAACGAATTGTTCGCAAGGGCTTCGAACTTGCAGCACTACGACGTCGTAAGTTGACTTCTGTTGATAAAGCGAACGTATTAGAATCAAGCCGTATGTGGAGAGAAATTGTAGATGAAATCGCTCATGAGTATCCAGGAGTAGAAGTAAGTCATATGCTTGTCGATAACGCTGCGATGCAACTTATACGTAATCCGAAGCAATTTGATGTTATTGTAACAGAGAACATGTTTGGAGATATTTTAAGTGATGAAGCTGCGATGCTTACAGGTTCACTAGGAATGTTATCATCAGCGAGTTTATCTGCAAATGGACCTGGATTATATGAACCAGCTCATGGTTCAGCACCAGACATTGCAGGTCAAAATAAAGCGAATCCACTAGCTACATTGCTTTCTGTTGCTATGATGTTGAAATATTCTTTTGGAATGAATAATGAAGGAAGTTTAATAGAGAAATCAATTGAATGTGTTCTTGAAGAAGGTTATCGTACTGCCGATCTAGCGGATCATTCTGAACTTATACTTTCTACAGATGAAATGACAAATAAGGTTATTGAAACAATAACAATATTACACAAATCCACAAAGATGTCAGCCAATTAATTGGCTGACATCATTGCTCAATAGACTTTATAATGACGAATTTCTTCCTATTATAATTGTTGAATAAAAAAACTATTAATTTATTTAAGGTTTTTTATAGAATCGCTTTTTGTAATTCATTCGATTTTGCATAAACGTAGAAACTAATAATTTTGACCTAATTTAAAACTAAAGTAGTCAAGGTAAATTAATTGACTAGATGAGAACATTAATATTTTAGTTTTATTTAATAGAAAGGAGATAGAGTTGTGTCAAAACCTAAAACAATTATTGAGAAAATTTGGGATAAACATACTGTGACAGTAGAAGAGGGAAAACCTACACTGTTATATATAGATTTACATCTCGTGCACGAAGTGACATCTCCACAAGCATTTGAAGGTTTGCGTCTTAAGAATCGAAAATTGAGACGACCAGACCTTACATTTGCAACAATGGACCATAATGTTCCGACAGCTGATCGGTATAATATTCAAGATCCAATTGCAAAGAAACAAATTGAAACATTGAGTGATAACTGTGAGCAATTTGGTGTTGAAATTGCAGATTTGAACAGTCCAGACCAAGGGATTGTTCATGTAATTGGTCCTGAACTCGGTTTAACACAGCCAGGCAAAACGATTGTTTGTGGTGACAGTCACACGTCTACTCATGGAGCATTTGGTGCATTAGCGTTTGGTATCGGTACGAGTGAAGTTGAACACGTACTTGCAACGCAGACACTTTGGCAATTGAAACCAAAGACTATGCAAGTTAAAGTGACCGGTAAGTTACAAGCAGGAGTGACAGCGAAGGATGTAATTCTAGCTGTAATTGGGAAACACGGTGTAGATTTCGGTACAGGTTATGTAATTGAATATACTGGTGATGTAATTAGAAGCATGAGTATGGAACAACGAATGACAATTTGTAACATGTCCATTGAAGGTGGAGCTAAAGCAGGATTAATTAGCCCTGACGATATTACTTTTGATTATCTTCGAGGTCGTAAACATGTGCCACAAGGAGAAGAATTCGATAAAGCCGTTAAAGAGTGGGAATCTCTATCAACGGATGATGGTGCTCAATATGACAGGGTTATCGAGCTAAAAGGAGAAGACATTGAACCACAAGTCACATGGGGAACGAATCCATCTATGTGTGTGGCAATCAATGATGTTGTTCCATCTCCAAATGATTATTCATCAGAAACAGATCAAGTGGCAACGAAACAAGCGCTTGAATATATGAAATTAGAGGCAGGTACACCAATAAGTGAAATTGAAATACAACATGTATTTATTGGATCATGTACGAACTCACGAATTAGTGATCTACGTGCTGCTGCAAAAATTGTAAAAGGGAGAAATGTTGCTTCTCATGTACGTGCACTTGTAGTACCTGGATCACAAAAAATCAAGCTTCAAGCTGAGCAAGAGGGATTAGATAAAGTCTTCATTGAAGCCGGTTTCGATTGGAGAGAGTCTGGTTGTAGTATGTGTTTAGGAATGAACCCTGATACTGTTCCAGAAGGTGAACGATGTGCTTCAACGTCAAACAGAAACTTTGAAGGACGACAAGGAAAAGGTGCACGTACACATTTGGTTAGTCCTGAAATGGCGGCTGCTGCAGCAATTGAAGGACGTTTTGTTGACGTACGAAAATACGAACAACAATATGTTTAATGAAGTCACTATTTTGAAATGAATTTTTGAAATATATAAGGAAAAGACATAAGTTCAGAAGGAGGAGTGAGTCACATGGAACCAATTGTAGTCCATTATGGAAAGGTGGCACCGATGCCACGAGTTAATGTCGATACAGATCAAATCATCCCAAAACAATTTTTAAAGCGTGTGGAACGGACGGGGTTTGGGAAGTTTTTATTTTTTGATTGGAGATTTAATGCAGATGGAAGTGATAATGACCAATTTGAATTGAATCAGTTAGAAAACAAAGGTACATCTATATTAGTAGCGGGTCCAAATTTTGGGTGTGGTTCTTCTCGTGAACATGCACCATGGGCACTACAAGATTATGGGTTTAGAGTCATCATTGCGCCATCATTTGCTGATATTTTTTATAATAATTGTTTGAAAAATGGTATTCTACCAATTCGTTTAGATGAACAACATGTGAAAGAGTTACAAAACAAGGCAACAGTTTCTAACTATAAACTTAAAGTTGATTTGCAAGAACAGAAGGTTGTGGATGATAGCGGATTTGAAAGCACGTTCGTAATAGATGGATATTGGAAAGAGATGCTACTTAATGGTTGGGATGAAATTGATGTTACATTAAATTATGAACAACAGATTTCTGTCTTTGAAGCAAACCGTTAAGTGAATGACCTCAGCAGCAAATTGCTGAGGTCTTTATTTTGGTGATATAGCTACTATTATTTTATATTGCTATGCTAGATAAATAGCAATATAAAATAATAGTAGCAATCAGAGTGAGATATACTAATGAGAGTAATTAACTGTTCCCTTACTTGTCTTTTTAAGTTGGAATTGCTACACTGATACCGATATATCGGCTAATTAGAAGAGGCGATGCAAATGAAAAAAAAGAAAAACTCAAAGGTTGTAGCATTTCCTAATCTGGAAGAAAGACTTCTTAAGTTAGGAATGGAGCAGCTGGATAATAAAAATTACAGTCGTGCATTGGAATATTTCCAACAGCTTCAGGAGCATAATTTTTATCAAGAAGCAGAAGTAGGTATTGTTCTTTGTTTGTTAGAGTTAGGCATGCTAAACGATGCAAAGGAGAAATGTAAGGAACTATTAAATAAAGGGATTGGCGACTA is a window encoding:
- the leuB gene encoding 3-isopropylmalate dehydrogenase, whose translation is MKKQIAILPGDGIGKEIISSAITVLNEIANLFDHDFSYEYARIGGEAIDIDGTPLPEETIKVCKESDAILLGAVGGPKWDNNPPDLRPEKGLLGIRKSLQLFANLRPVIAFDSLSDASTLKPSVLNGTDLMIVRELTGGIYFGQPSERRKAKSGEEIAVDTLYYSREEIERIVRKGFELAALRRRKLTSVDKANVLESSRMWREIVDEIAHEYPGVEVSHMLVDNAAMQLIRNPKQFDVIVTENMFGDILSDEAAMLTGSLGMLSSASLSANGPGLYEPAHGSAPDIAGQNKANPLATLLSVAMMLKYSFGMNNEGSLIEKSIECVLEEGYRTADLADHSELILSTDEMTNKVIETITILHKSTKMSAN
- the leuC gene encoding 3-isopropylmalate dehydratase large subunit; the protein is MSKPKTIIEKIWDKHTVTVEEGKPTLLYIDLHLVHEVTSPQAFEGLRLKNRKLRRPDLTFATMDHNVPTADRYNIQDPIAKKQIETLSDNCEQFGVEIADLNSPDQGIVHVIGPELGLTQPGKTIVCGDSHTSTHGAFGALAFGIGTSEVEHVLATQTLWQLKPKTMQVKVTGKLQAGVTAKDVILAVIGKHGVDFGTGYVIEYTGDVIRSMSMEQRMTICNMSIEGGAKAGLISPDDITFDYLRGRKHVPQGEEFDKAVKEWESLSTDDGAQYDRVIELKGEDIEPQVTWGTNPSMCVAINDVVPSPNDYSSETDQVATKQALEYMKLEAGTPISEIEIQHVFIGSCTNSRISDLRAAAKIVKGRNVASHVRALVVPGSQKIKLQAEQEGLDKVFIEAGFDWRESGCSMCLGMNPDTVPEGERCASTSNRNFEGRQGKGARTHLVSPEMAAAAAIEGRFVDVRKYEQQYV
- the leuD gene encoding 3-isopropylmalate dehydratase small subunit, which produces MEPIVVHYGKVAPMPRVNVDTDQIIPKQFLKRVERTGFGKFLFFDWRFNADGSDNDQFELNQLENKGTSILVAGPNFGCGSSREHAPWALQDYGFRVIIAPSFADIFYNNCLKNGILPIRLDEQHVKELQNKATVSNYKLKVDLQEQKVVDDSGFESTFVIDGYWKEMLLNGWDEIDVTLNYEQQISVFEANR